Proteins encoded by one window of Bacteroidota bacterium:
- a CDS encoding amidohydrolase family protein, with protein sequence MINKILFTLLLLIASFSLFAQTYITNIAVADVENQKLIPDQTVVITNDIITKIQSSKIKIPENVTVIDGTGKYLFPGLTDAHIHFFQNGGLYTRPDAIDLRSVMPYVKEIELSHQTMEDKLRRYLQNGITNVIDVGATYNFLKQRELFKNETYAPSIYMTGPLLTTYEPIVYENLKDDEPFSLVKTIDEGIKMVQQQLPYQPDFIKIWYIAGRDGLDVEASARKNLPVIKAIIEEAHKNNLKVAVHATQRITAQLAVENGCDFLVHSIDDEVIKDDFLQLLKKNKTILCPTLLVHDGYGNTFSQKNNLGNHELLKADPYQLGSLLDLKHLSDTLLVNKYKNYSNSKENVAKANKTNAISLENLKKLSDAGVLIATGTDAGNIGTLHASSYLNELIAMQKVGMSNWQIIQASTINGAKILNKESEFGTVTVGKKANLILLNANPIDSIENITKIFRVINKGVVFSPETLIEETPTALAQRQLNAYNCRNIDAFLEPYADDVEIYNFPDKFLYKGKEEMRKTYSKMFEETPNLHCELLGRIVQGNVVIDKERVQFNDKIIEAVAIYHIENNKIKRVYFIR encoded by the coding sequence ATGATAAACAAAATACTTTTCACCCTCCTTTTACTAATTGCATCATTCTCCCTTTTCGCTCAGACTTATATAACCAATATAGCTGTAGCCGATGTTGAAAATCAAAAATTGATTCCTGATCAAACAGTTGTTATAACGAATGACATAATTACTAAAATTCAATCAAGTAAAATAAAAATCCCTGAGAATGTAACAGTGATTGACGGAACCGGTAAATATCTGTTTCCAGGACTAACTGATGCCCACATACATTTTTTTCAAAACGGTGGTTTGTATACTCGTCCGGATGCAATTGATTTAAGAAGTGTGATGCCATATGTTAAAGAAATAGAATTGTCACACCAAACGATGGAAGACAAATTGCGTAGGTATTTGCAAAACGGCATTACTAATGTAATTGATGTTGGCGCAACGTATAATTTTTTGAAACAAAGAGAATTATTTAAAAATGAAACCTACGCACCATCTATTTATATGACTGGCCCTTTGTTGACAACTTACGAACCTATAGTATATGAAAATTTAAAAGACGATGAACCATTTAGCTTAGTAAAAACCATTGATGAAGGCATAAAAATGGTACAGCAACAATTACCCTATCAACCAGATTTTATCAAAATTTGGTACATCGCAGGTAGAGATGGTTTAGACGTTGAAGCCAGTGCGAGAAAAAATTTACCTGTAATAAAAGCCATTATTGAAGAAGCACATAAAAATAATTTAAAAGTAGCCGTACACGCAACTCAAAGAATTACAGCACAACTTGCTGTAGAAAACGGTTGTGATTTTTTAGTACACAGTATTGATGATGAAGTAATAAAAGATGATTTTTTACAATTACTTAAAAAAAACAAAACCATCCTTTGCCCAACTCTGCTAGTTCACGATGGGTATGGCAATACTTTTAGCCAAAAGAATAACCTTGGTAATCACGAATTGCTAAAAGCCGATCCGTATCAATTAGGTTCTTTGTTAGACTTAAAGCATTTATCAGATACTTTGCTTGTAAACAAATACAAAAATTATTCAAATTCGAAGGAAAATGTTGCAAAAGCGAATAAAACCAATGCAATCAGTTTAGAAAATCTTAAAAAACTATCCGATGCGGGCGTTTTAATTGCTACGGGAACAGATGCTGGAAACATAGGCACTTTACACGCTTCTTCTTATTTGAATGAACTGATCGCGATGCAAAAAGTTGGAATGAGCAATTGGCAGATCATTCAAGCTTCAACAATTAATGGCGCAAAAATTCTAAATAAAGAAAGTGAATTTGGAACGGTTACGGTTGGTAAAAAAGCGAATTTGATTTTGTTAAATGCAAATCCAATTGACAGTATTGAAAACATCACAAAAATATTTCGTGTGATCAATAAAGGAGTAGTTTTTAGTCCCGAAACACTAATTGAAGAAACCCCAACCGCATTAGCACAACGACAATTAAATGCCTATAACTGCAGAAATATTGATGCTTTTTTAGAGCCCTATGCTGATGATGTTGAAATTTATAATTTCCCTGATAAATTTCTCTATAAAGGCAAGGAAGAAATGCGGAAAACCTATTCAAAAATGTTTGAAGAGACTCCAAATTTACATTGTGAATTATTAGGCCGTATAGTACAAGGAAATGTTGTAATAGACAAAGAGCGTGTTCAGTTTAATGACAAAATTATAGAAGCTGTTGCAATCTATCACATTGAAAATAATAAAATCAAAAGGGTGTATTTTATTAGATGA
- a CDS encoding PAS domain S-box protein, translated as MTSQNRNLRVVFIAAICFVVVLSVFSYNRINALIDTSALVNHTTKVTLELEKVIGNLKDAETGHRGYLLTHDSLFLEPFTNGLIEYSQNIKELKQLTLENPEQHQSLETVERLANNREDYLYKTLEIDKVRTPSADELLFGKKIMDSLRTEVNIMITRENDLLGNRNEQLLKQTKIAPTLLLILSLLALVILVISFVKLNKSLIRAQKLKMEISDSILSRKLIEASEIELQSLVKQAPVSIVLFEGESLVTKIANETALQLMGKTAEEVLGKRIDDYFPDQLERKSIYLKVFKTGIPYLGKAVELKFTRSGQQHIGYYDLSYTPWYDVHGKIKGVMSVGVEVTEKILAQNKIEESKRLYETITQHTPDLIYVFDLNARFIYANEALLTMWGSTWEQSIGKSLLEIGYEPWHAEMHEREISEIKATKKSIRGEVSFPHATLGKRIYDYILVPVIDQHGNVEAIAGTTRDITQQNETRKQIEESEKRFRDMVEQAPVAICVLRGKNYVVELANEKQLILWGKTKEEVMNKPIFIAIPEGAGQGYEELLEGVFNTGKSFAAQEVPTTIIRNGRYETFYTNFVFEPLYNNEGIIDGIMSVASDSTEQVVSRKIIEESEERFRSLAETLPQLVWITDVHGNSEFASKRWEEYSGVKPGGEKEWKSIVHPDDYEAINAEWMNSLSTGNIYRYDVRLKNKEGEYRWFSVNGEPVLNTQNKIEKWVGAFTDIHDQKIKEEKKDEFISIASHEMKTPLTTAKAYLQMLELMLDNNNDEANLYAKKASQSVERLNELISELLDVSKIRLGKLNYTITTFNFNQLLDSTVENIQLTSTTHTIIKTGKVKDEVTGDKERLQQVIINLLTNAIKYSPRADKVFINVEQENDKIKVAVKDTGIGIAQQSLDKIFEKYHRVEEHSVRFQGLGIGLFISYEIIQRHHGKLWAESEPGKGSTFYFTLPVNINTHI; from the coding sequence ATGACATCTCAAAACAGAAATCTGCGTGTTGTTTTTATTGCTGCCATTTGTTTTGTGGTTGTACTTTCGGTTTTTTCTTATAACAGAATTAATGCACTTATCGATACATCCGCATTAGTTAATCATACTACAAAGGTTACACTCGAACTCGAAAAAGTGATTGGCAATTTGAAAGATGCTGAAACAGGACATCGGGGTTACCTGCTTACACATGATTCCTTATTTCTTGAACCTTTCACAAATGGTTTGATCGAATATTCCCAAAATATTAAGGAGCTAAAACAACTTACTTTAGAAAATCCCGAACAGCATCAAAGTCTGGAAACCGTTGAACGACTTGCTAATAATCGTGAGGATTATTTATATAAAACACTCGAGATCGATAAGGTGAGAACACCTTCTGCAGATGAACTTTTATTTGGTAAAAAGATCATGGACAGTTTGCGAACCGAGGTTAACATAATGATTACCCGTGAAAATGATTTATTGGGAAACCGGAATGAGCAGCTGCTAAAACAAACAAAGATCGCCCCTACCTTGCTTTTAATTTTGAGTTTACTCGCATTAGTAATACTTGTGATCTCCTTTGTAAAATTAAACAAGTCGTTGATCCGGGCACAAAAATTAAAAATGGAAATTTCAGATTCCATTCTATCAAGAAAACTAATTGAAGCGAGTGAAATAGAATTGCAGTCATTGGTTAAACAAGCTCCGGTATCCATTGTACTTTTTGAAGGGGAAAGCCTGGTGACAAAGATTGCCAACGAAACGGCGTTGCAGCTAATGGGGAAAACAGCGGAGGAAGTTTTAGGAAAAAGAATCGATGATTACTTTCCAGATCAGCTTGAAAGGAAAAGTATTTATCTCAAAGTTTTTAAAACAGGAATACCTTATTTAGGTAAAGCAGTAGAATTAAAATTTACAAGGTCTGGCCAACAACATATCGGCTACTACGATTTGAGTTATACTCCTTGGTATGATGTGCATGGGAAAATAAAAGGTGTAATGTCGGTGGGAGTTGAAGTAACTGAAAAAATTCTGGCACAAAATAAAATAGAAGAAAGCAAACGTCTTTACGAAACAATAACCCAACATACACCTGATCTTATTTATGTATTTGACCTAAACGCAAGATTTATTTATGCAAATGAAGCATTACTTACAATGTGGGGAAGTACCTGGGAACAATCCATTGGTAAAAGTTTATTAGAAATTGGATACGAACCCTGGCATGCTGAAATGCATGAGCGGGAGATCAGTGAAATTAAAGCGACAAAAAAATCCATACGCGGTGAAGTTTCCTTTCCACATGCCACATTGGGAAAACGCATCTATGATTATATATTAGTTCCGGTTATAGATCAACATGGTAATGTGGAAGCTATTGCAGGTACTACGCGGGATATTACCCAACAAAATGAAACAAGAAAACAGATTGAGGAGAGTGAAAAACGTTTCCGCGACATGGTGGAACAGGCTCCTGTGGCAATATGTGTTTTGCGCGGAAAAAATTATGTAGTGGAGTTGGCAAATGAGAAACAACTCATTTTATGGGGCAAGACCAAAGAAGAGGTAATGAACAAACCCATATTCATCGCGATACCCGAAGGAGCGGGACAAGGATATGAGGAACTGCTTGAGGGAGTATTTAATACGGGTAAATCATTTGCAGCTCAGGAAGTTCCTACAACCATCATTCGAAATGGCAGATATGAAACATTTTATACAAATTTTGTATTTGAGCCATTGTATAATAATGAAGGTATAATAGATGGGATAATGTCTGTTGCCTCGGATTCCACAGAACAGGTTGTTTCAAGAAAAATAATTGAAGAAAGCGAAGAACGTTTCCGTTCGCTTGCCGAAACCTTACCGCAATTAGTTTGGATCACCGATGTGCATGGCAACTCGGAGTTTGCCTCCAAACGCTGGGAAGAATATTCAGGTGTAAAACCCGGCGGAGAAAAAGAATGGAAATCAATTGTACATCCTGATGATTATGAGGCAATCAATGCAGAATGGATGAATAGTTTAAGCACCGGAAATATTTACAGGTATGATGTACGTCTTAAAAATAAGGAGGGAGAATACAGATGGTTTAGTGTAAATGGTGAACCCGTTTTAAACACACAAAATAAAATAGAAAAATGGGTGGGTGCATTTACTGATATACATGATCAAAAAATAAAGGAAGAGAAGAAGGATGAATTTATAAGTATTGCCAGTCACGAAATGAAAACACCGCTCACCACCGCCAAAGCGTATTTACAAATGCTGGAATTAATGTTGGACAACAATAACGATGAGGCAAATCTATATGCAAAAAAAGCGAGCCAGTCGGTGGAACGGCTCAATGAATTGATAAGCGAATTACTCGACGTAAGTAAAATAAGACTCGGCAAATTAAATTACACTATTACTACTTTTAATTTTAACCAATTGCTGGACAGTACGGTTGAAAATATTCAGCTTACTTCCACCACACATACCATTATTAAAACCGGAAAAGTAAAAGATGAGGTAACCGGAGATAAGGAGAGATTGCAACAGGTAATTATTAATTTGTTAACCAATGCAATAAAATATTCGCCGCGTGCAGATAAGGTTTTTATAAATGTAGAGCAGGAAAATGACAAAATAAAAGTTGCTGTAAAAGATACCGGCATTGGTATTGCGCAACAAAGTCTGGATAAAATATTTGAAAAATACCATCGCGTGGAGGAGCATTCCGTTCGTTTTCAAGGTTTAGGTATCGGTTTATTTATATCCTATGAAATTATTCAAAGGCACCATGGTAAACTATGGGCAGAAAGCGAGCCGGGAAAAGGAAGTACATTTTATTTTACTTTACCAGTTAATATAAATACTCACATTTAA
- a CDS encoding alpha/beta fold hydrolase, giving the protein MKLFLLPLLLLIISTTTFCQKNLSTYKCDCNEIGLDVVWADTNKVSCYLIPVERNYIDPRGEKYFIAVATAPALSATPKEPLLYLHGGPGIATLSNFPRYLKSKTFSKLRQDHSLVFFDYRGTGFSEPVLCKSLDESLRDISDTISAEEQILKETILYANCKETMLKQGILLSDFSSLQSASDAETIRKELGINDWNIYSVSHGTTVALHMMRSFPQHIKSVILDSPFPPNAPWLDFVQPFDTCFKVLEKSIKEDSLYNHLFPSIKNDFLTITNRLQYYPLQIPLFDSIGNIIKTNYFDDEDFVWSVWTAMLDPYTITLIPLALQEIANGNDSVLLEWAMVFNDPNSFGEFSSAQSRAILGYETKPRHPKETENYIIKTFPDFASFITPGLDSAINKVYRPEIPPKEYFDAVNSNIPTLIFAGEYDPVCPPLFANITAETLSNSTVIIVPTASHASMFIDDCTRTIAATFYFDPEVKVNVDCVMGRKKMEFVKEDIMGELK; this is encoded by the coding sequence ATGAAATTATTCTTACTTCCACTTTTACTTTTAATTATTTCCACTACAACTTTTTGCCAGAAAAATTTGTCCACGTACAAATGTGACTGCAATGAAATTGGACTGGATGTTGTTTGGGCTGATACCAATAAAGTGAGTTGTTATCTGATACCTGTGGAAAGAAATTATATTGACCCACGAGGAGAAAAATATTTTATTGCAGTTGCTACTGCTCCGGCTTTATCCGCAACTCCCAAAGAACCCCTTTTATATTTACACGGTGGTCCGGGCATTGCAACACTTTCTAATTTTCCCCGATATTTAAAATCAAAAACCTTTTCAAAATTAAGACAAGACCATTCGCTTGTGTTCTTTGATTATCGCGGAACAGGATTTTCCGAACCTGTTTTATGTAAATCATTAGATGAATCATTACGGGATATTTCAGATACCATTTCTGCGGAGGAGCAGATATTAAAAGAGACCATTTTGTACGCAAATTGCAAAGAAACTATGTTGAAACAAGGTATTCTGCTTTCCGACTTTTCATCTCTGCAATCTGCTTCAGATGCAGAAACTATAAGAAAAGAATTGGGAATAAATGATTGGAATATTTATTCTGTATCGCATGGAACAACTGTTGCATTGCATATGATGCGCAGTTTTCCGCAACACATAAAAAGTGTAATACTTGATTCCCCCTTTCCGCCCAATGCTCCCTGGTTAGATTTTGTACAACCTTTTGATACCTGTTTTAAAGTGCTGGAAAAAAGTATTAAAGAAGATTCACTTTACAATCATCTTTTTCCTTCCATTAAAAATGATTTTTTAACGATCACCAATCGACTTCAATATTATCCCTTGCAAATTCCCTTGTTCGATTCAATCGGAAATATTATTAAAACAAATTATTTTGATGATGAAGATTTTGTTTGGTCTGTATGGACTGCAATGTTAGATCCTTATACTATTACTTTAATACCATTAGCACTGCAGGAAATTGCAAACGGCAACGATTCGGTTCTTTTAGAATGGGCTATGGTTTTTAATGATCCAAACTCCTTTGGAGAATTTTCCTCCGCACAAAGCCGTGCCATTCTCGGATACGAAACCAAACCCCGACACCCCAAAGAAACAGAAAATTACATCATAAAAACATTTCCCGATTTTGCATCTTTTATTACTCCGGGTCTAGACAGTGCAATTAATAAAGTATACCGTCCCGAAATTCCTCCAAAAGAATATTTTGATGCGGTAAATAGTAATATTCCCACATTAATTTTTGCAGGAGAGTACGATCCTGTGTGTCCTCCCTTATTTGCAAATATTACCGCCGAAACACTTTCCAACTCCACCGTAATAATTGTCCCCACCGCCTCCCACGCCTCCATGTTCATCGACGATTGCACCCGAACCATTGCAGCAACATTTTATTTTGATCCAGAAGTGAAGGTGAATGTTGATTGTGTGATGGGGAGGAAAAAAATGGAGTTTGTTAAGGAGGATATTATGGGTGAATTGAAATAA
- a CDS encoding response regulator: MQQINQSKCILIYEDDQEIVLLCKTILIKNHFRVESFSSCENVQSDMEKIKPDLILMDLWIPEIGGEKAIIKIKENPASHQIPVILFSANSDIQEICKKINADGYIQKPFDIQTFLDTIKQHI, encoded by the coding sequence ATGCAGCAAATTAACCAGAGTAAATGTATTTTGATCTATGAAGATGATCAGGAAATTGTTCTTCTTTGTAAAACCATTTTAATCAAAAATCACTTTCGGGTAGAATCATTTTCAAGTTGTGAAAATGTACAAAGTGATATGGAAAAAATAAAACCCGACCTCATTTTAATGGATCTCTGGATTCCGGAAATCGGGGGTGAAAAAGCAATAATTAAAATAAAAGAAAATCCAGCCTCACACCAAATTCCTGTAATCCTATTTTCCGCCAATTCCGATATACAGGAAATATGTAAAAAAATAAATGCCGATGGATATATTCAAAAACCATTTGATATACAAACGTTTTTGGATACAATAAAACAACATATTTAG
- a CDS encoding T9SS type A sorting domain-containing protein produces MTRIYTFLIALVFTSGISAQVIYTIPAFPTQDEPITIIYDATLGNAALMDVPPPIYAHTGVITTESVSPTDWKNVQGVWGTADPEVLMTEIGDDLYQLSITSINDFYGLTADDTVLQMAFVFRNESGAIVGRDTDGSDIYVDVYEPGLNVAITSPVIDPLIVSPGENVHIEVISVLADSMYLYVDGVELVATDIATIAYDIIATELGPAEIRVVAKGDGDIKVDSTYYYVIGDPIVEAVPAGLKQGINYINDTTITLILFAPFKEYIFAVGEHSNWTLSEESFMKLDPDNATWWVTLTHLIPGKEYPYQYFIDGVLWVADPLTEKVLDPWNDGSISEETYPDLLDYPFGKTTGIVSVFQTAQPEYAWAITDFIPPATDDLVVYELLIRDFVAKHNYQTLLDTLSYLKTLGVNAIEFMPVMEFEANESWGYNPSFFIALDKYYGTREAFKIFIDSCHANGIAVILDIAMNHAFGQSPLVQMWWDAALNAPADNSPYFNQIPTHDYNVGYDFNHESSATINMRNIVFTYWLQEFNVDGYRFDLSKGFTQNNTLGDVGAWGLYDADRINTWKNIGDVLWDVNPNAKLILEHFAENTEEKELANYGFMLWGNSNYNYAQATMGYTGSDVSWMSYQNRGWNDPHVMGYMESHDEERLMFKNLEFGNTVNPDHNVKDLNTALYRMETAGALFFTIPGPKMIWQFGEMGYDISIEYGCRVCNKPILWDYITDNNRLRIYQVWSELIHLKKTYSAFSTDDYNLSVSGFGKRINLNDPTMNVTVLGNFDVNLGSVNPNFQHNGWWFEYFSGDSINVIDVSSVIALNPGEYRLYTDKRLTTPEIIDGIGELYTQQKNDLFIYPNPSSTNFVIETFLTKNSDAAIEIYNASGEIVYAEQLKNQPSGILTFNWNTNSMKAGIYVCKIVAGDKVSLGKMVLVD; encoded by the coding sequence ATGACTCGAATTTATACCTTTTTAATTGCGCTGGTTTTCACTTCAGGCATTTCGGCGCAAGTTATTTATACCATTCCGGCATTTCCTACCCAGGATGAACCGATCACAATTATATATGATGCAACACTTGGCAATGCTGCGTTGATGGATGTACCTCCTCCAATTTATGCGCATACCGGTGTAATTACCACGGAGAGTGTATCACCTACCGATTGGAAAAATGTGCAGGGTGTTTGGGGAACTGCAGATCCGGAAGTTTTAATGACGGAAATCGGTGATGATCTTTATCAATTATCCATAACGAGTATCAATGATTTTTACGGGCTAACTGCTGATGATACTGTTTTGCAAATGGCATTTGTTTTTAGAAATGAATCGGGAGCAATTGTGGGAAGAGATACGGATGGTTCTGATATTTATGTGGATGTATATGAACCCGGATTAAATGTTGCAATAACATCACCTGTAATTGATCCTTTAATTGTATCCCCGGGCGAAAATGTGCACATAGAAGTAATTTCGGTATTGGCAGATTCCATGTATTTATATGTGGATGGAGTGGAGTTGGTAGCCACAGATATTGCAACTATTGCTTATGATATAATTGCAACGGAATTAGGTCCTGCGGAAATTCGTGTTGTTGCAAAAGGTGATGGGGATATAAAAGTAGATTCTACTTATTATTATGTTATTGGTGATCCTATTGTGGAAGCAGTTCCGGCAGGATTAAAACAGGGAATTAATTATATCAACGATACTACAATTACCTTAATACTTTTTGCACCATTTAAGGAATATATTTTTGCCGTTGGCGAACATAGCAACTGGACATTAAGTGAAGAAAGTTTTATGAAACTCGATCCCGATAATGCAACGTGGTGGGTTACACTTACGCATTTAATTCCGGGAAAAGAATATCCTTATCAATATTTTATTGATGGCGTTTTATGGGTAGCAGATCCCTTAACAGAAAAAGTGTTGGATCCATGGAATGACGGATCAATTTCGGAAGAAACATATCCTGATCTTTTAGATTATCCTTTCGGAAAAACAACCGGGATTGTTTCTGTTTTTCAAACTGCTCAACCGGAATATGCATGGGCAATTACAGATTTTATTCCTCCCGCAACAGACGACCTCGTAGTTTACGAATTATTGATACGCGATTTTGTGGCCAAACATAATTATCAGACCTTATTGGATACTTTATCTTATTTAAAAACCCTGGGCGTAAATGCAATTGAATTTATGCCTGTTATGGAATTTGAAGCAAATGAAAGCTGGGGTTACAATCCGAGTTTTTTTATTGCACTGGATAAATATTACGGAACGCGTGAGGCATTTAAAATATTTATTGATAGTTGTCACGCAAATGGAATTGCAGTTATTTTAGATATTGCAATGAATCATGCATTCGGGCAAAGTCCTTTAGTGCAAATGTGGTGGGATGCTGCATTAAATGCCCCTGCGGATAATTCACCTTATTTTAATCAAATACCTACACATGATTATAATGTCGGATACGATTTTAATCATGAAAGCAGTGCCACAATTAATATGCGCAACATAGTATTTACTTATTGGCTCCAGGAATTTAATGTGGATGGATATCGTTTCGATCTTTCCAAAGGATTTACACAAAATAATACTTTGGGTGATGTTGGTGCATGGGGATTATACGATGCTGACAGAATAAATACCTGGAAAAATATCGGAGATGTTTTATGGGATGTTAATCCGAATGCGAAATTAATTCTCGAACATTTTGCAGAAAATACGGAAGAAAAAGAATTGGCGAACTACGGATTTATGTTGTGGGGAAATTCCAATTATAATTATGCGCAAGCTACCATGGGATATACCGGTTCTGATGTTTCCTGGATGAGTTATCAAAACAGAGGATGGAACGATCCGCATGTTATGGGATATATGGAAAGTCACGATGAAGAGCGATTGATGTTTAAAAATCTCGAGTTTGGAAATACTGTAAATCCAGATCACAACGTAAAAGATCTTAATACCGCATTATACCGGATGGAAACTGCCGGCGCATTATTCTTCACCATTCCCGGACCAAAAATGATCTGGCAATTTGGTGAAATGGGATATGATATCAGCATTGAATATGGATGCAGAGTTTGTAATAAACCAATTTTATGGGATTACATCACAGATAATAATCGCCTGCGCATTTATCAGGTGTGGAGCGAATTAATTCATCTCAAAAAAACTTACTCCGCTTTCAGCACCGACGATTACAATTTAAGTGTAAGTGGATTTGGAAAAAGAATTAATTTAAATGATCCAACCATGAACGTGACAGTTCTCGGAAATTTCGATGTTAATCTCGGCTCTGTAAATCCAAACTTTCAACACAATGGCTGGTGGTTCGAATATTTTTCGGGTGATAGCATTAATGTTATAGACGTAAGTTCCGTTATCGCATTAAATCCCGGCGAATACCGTTTATACACCGACAAAAGATTAACCACCCCCGAAATAATCGACGGCATCGGCGAATTATATACTCAACAAAAAAATGATCTTTTCATTTACCCAAACCCATCCTCAACAAATTTTGTAATTGAAACTTTCCTCACCAAAAATTCGGATGCTGCGATAGAAATTTATAATGCATCTGGAGAAATAGTTTACGCCGAACAACTAAAAAATCAACCATCCGGAATTTTAACTTTTAATTGGAATACAAATTCCATGAAAGCAGGCATTTATGTTTGTAAAATTGTTGCAGGTGATAAGGTGAGTTTGGGTAAGATGGTTTTAGTGGATTAA
- a CDS encoding phospholipase A codes for MKIKVLISFFLIWNFVLGQTIPEDDLEILQKRISNKTFLNQTLNYSNLSYVSPPFLDIGNPKSWYILSADISPQFVIGGSWMKFPIHLTPRYKVRIFHENPNIGDTSLPVRTPSYMPGASIYIPLKKINENTLKLKYLSISFFHHSNGQDGNEFDSTNAFNLYNGNFKTNFFEPAFHFRNRILMESKNKAACKNSKAEYFDLYGKLGIEKHINTAEQLKNSYGDYRLNFTMGLIRVRNFCDLINGHQYEESYVREKYRIVLNSTAILGSRTILNEASKRINLNLNYHWRIPSSPNTSLFIGGGYFGSDTYNIYYSQNYFYLNAGLSLGFFVTPNMIGLE; via the coding sequence ATGAAAATTAAAGTTCTAATTTCATTTTTCCTTATTTGGAATTTCGTTCTGGGCCAAACCATCCCAGAAGACGACTTAGAAATCTTGCAAAAAAGAATTAGTAACAAGACTTTCTTAAATCAAACATTAAATTATTCAAACCTCAGCTACGTTTCTCCCCCATTTTTAGATATTGGAAATCCAAAAAGTTGGTATATTTTATCCGCTGATATATCTCCTCAATTCGTAATTGGAGGAAGTTGGATGAAATTTCCAATACATTTAACCCCGAGATATAAGGTTAGAATTTTTCATGAAAATCCAAATATTGGGGATACATCTTTACCTGTTAGGACTCCCAGTTATATGCCAGGAGCAAGTATTTATATTCCATTAAAAAAAATAAATGAAAACACTTTAAAATTAAAGTATTTAAGCATTTCATTTTTTCATCATTCAAATGGCCAAGATGGGAATGAATTTGATTCAACTAATGCATTCAATTTATATAACGGAAATTTCAAAACCAACTTTTTTGAACCAGCATTTCATTTTCGAAATAGAATACTAATGGAATCCAAAAATAAAGCTGCTTGTAAGAATAGCAAAGCAGAATACTTTGATCTTTATGGAAAACTCGGTATTGAAAAACATATCAACACGGCTGAACAATTGAAAAATAGTTATGGTGACTATCGCTTAAATTTTACGATGGGTTTAATTCGAGTAAGAAACTTTTGCGACCTGATTAATGGACACCAATACGAAGAATCTTATGTAAGAGAAAAATATAGAATCGTTTTAAATTCAACTGCAATTTTAGGTTCCCGCACTATATTAAATGAAGCTTCAAAAAGGATTAATTTAAATCTTAATTATCATTGGAGAATTCCTTCTTCTCCAAATACTTCATTATTTATTGGTGGAGGTTACTTTGGAAGTGATACCTATAATATTTATTACTCTCAAAATTACTTTTATCTTAATGCCGGACTTTCACTTGGATTTTTCGTAACACCAAACATGATCGGACTAGAATAG